The Manis javanica isolate MJ-LG chromosome 2, MJ_LKY, whole genome shotgun sequence genome contains a region encoding:
- the LOC108390112 gene encoding LOW QUALITY PROTEIN: enoyl-CoA delta isomerase 2 (The sequence of the model RefSeq protein was modified relative to this genomic sequence to represent the inferred CDS: inserted 2 bases in 2 codons; substituted 1 base at 1 genomic stop codon), translating into MRASQKDFENLVNRVKLLKKDPGNEAKLKLYALYKQATEXPCNTPKPSVFDLINKAKWDAWNSLGSLSKETARQNYVDMVSSLSSSSESSSQIKPGADRGQPGYETLVVTSQDGITKIMLNRPTKKNAISTQMYQEVMLALKSASKDDSSITVLTGNGDYYCSGNDLTNFMDIPPGGVEEKARNGATLLREFVGCFIDFPKPLXALVNGPAVGISVTILRLFDAVCASDRATFHTPFSCLGQSPEGCSSYTFPRIMGPAKASEMLIFGKKLTAREACAQGLVTEVFPDSTFQKEVWTRLKAYSKLPLNAMKISKQVIRNKEKEKLHAVNAEESSVLQGSXLSDECMNAVVSFLSRRAKL; encoded by the exons ATGAGAGCCAGTCAGAAGGACTTTGAAAATTTAGTGAATCGAGTGAAACTGTTGAAGAAGGATCCAGGAAATGAAGCGAAGCTAAAACTCTATGCACTATATAAGCAGGCAACTG GGCCTTGTAATACACCCAAACCAAGTGTTTTTGACTTGATCAATAAAGCTAAGTGGGATGCATGGAATTCTCTTGGCAGCCTGTCCAAGGAAACTGCCAGGCAGAACTATGTGGATATGGTGTCCAGCTTGAGTTCTTCTTCTGAATCTTCTAGCCAAATAAAGCCTGGAGCCGACAGGGGACAACCGGGATATGAAACCCTGGTGGTGACCTCTCAAGATGGCATCACAAAGATCATGCTGAACCGGCCCACCAAAAAGAATGCCATCAGCACTCAGATGTATCAGGAAGTCATGCTCGCACTTAAATCTGCAAGCAAGGATGATTCAAGCATAACTGTTTTAACAGGAAATGGTGATTATTACTGTAGTGGGAATGATCTGACTAACTTCATGGATATCCCCCCTGGTGGAGTAGAAGAGAAAGCCAGAAATGGTGCCACTCTGCTGAGGGAATTTGTAGGCTGTTTTATAGATTTTCCTAAGCCTC GTGCATTGGTGAATGGTCCAGCTGTGGGAATCTCTGTCACCATTCTTCGGCTCTTTGATGCTGTGTGTGCATCTGACAGGGCAACATTTCATACACCTTTTAGTTGCCTAGGGCAGAGCCCAGAGGGATGCTCCTCTTACACTTTCCCAAGGATAATGGGCCCAGCCAAGGCATCAGAGATGCTTATTTTTGGAAAGAAGTTAACAGCAAGAGAAGCATGTGCTCAAGGACTTGTTACTGAAGTCTTTCCTGATAGCACTTTCCAGAAAGAAGTTTGGACCAGGCTGAAAGCATATTCAAAGCTCCCCCTAAATGCcatgaaaatttcaaaacaggTCATCagaaataaggagaaagaaaagctacATGCTGTTAATGCTGAAGAAAGCAGTGTCCTCCAGGGAAGTTGATTGTCAGATGAATGCATGAATGCAGTCGTGAGCTTTTTATCCAGAAGAGCAAAACTGTGA